The Nitrosopumilus sp. genome includes the window CTGCAGAATCTGTGTCTGGATTTGAACCAAAAGATCTTTGGGATGTTTCTGGAATCTTCTTCTTACTTGCATTAATGGGATGGATGCCTACTGCCGTAGATCTTTCAAGTTGGAATAGTTTGTGGACCCTAGAAAGAATGAAGCAAACCACATACAAACCAAAATTAAAAGAAACATTACTTGAATTTAGACTAGCATATTTCATTACTGGAATTCTTGCAGTAATGTTTGTTGTTTTAGGCTCTTTCATTTTTTATGGGACTGGTGAAGAACTACCCAACAACAATTCTCTTTTTGCACATGAGATTGTAACTCTATACACAAAAACAATTGGTGATTGGAGCTATCTGATAATAGCAGCATCTGCATTTACTGTAATGTTTGGAACAATAATTGCTGTCTTTGATGGCTATTCAAGGTCTTTGCAACGAACTATAGAGTTGATATTTACTAAAAAAGAAGAAAAAATACGCACAAAATTTCGCACTTTCTATACTCTCTTCCTATTTTTGATATCTGCAGGTTCTTTAGTGGTAATATTTCAATTTGGAAATAATCTTAAAGAATTAGTTGATTTTGCAACTGTGCTGTCTTTTATTATAGCACCAATAATTGCTATTTTTAATTTTAGATTGGTAACTGGAAAATATCTTGATAAAGAACATCAGCCCTCTTTAGGATTAAAAATTCTTAGTTTGTCTGGAATTCTTTTTCTTTTTGGATTTGCAATAATGTTTGCTTTTTTAAAACTAAGTTTATGACCATTTCAAATTACATAATTTTTCTTATGTCTGCCTAATTTTAGTAAGTTTTTTTAATAGATTGTGTATAGTGTACTTGTAAATAATGAGAATTTCCAGTAAAATGAAAAAAGCACTGAATGATCAAGTTGCAATGGAATCTGCTGCTTCAAACAGCTATCTTGCAATGGCATCTTGGTGTCAAATTACAGGTTATCACGGTGCTGCAAAGTATTTCTTTGCTCAATCTTCTGAAGAACGAGATCATATGTTGAAAATTGTACAATATCTAAATGATATTGGTGCCAATGCTGTAATTCCTGCTGTAAAAGCTCCTGTTGCTTCTTACAAATCTCTTGAGGGCGTAATCAAAACCGCTTTGAAAAATGAACAATCTGTCACAAAAGCAATTCATAAAATTGTTGAGCTTTCCCATAAAGAAAAAGATCATTGCTCATATGCATTTCTAGAGTGGTTTGTAAATGAACAAGTCCAAGAAGAATCCAAATTTGAAGATATTTTACAAAAGTTTGATTTACTTGGACGTGATAAACTTGCAGTTAATGAAATCGACAAATTTTTGGCATCTACTGCAGGTGCCGATGAGTCTGCAGCTGCATAAATTTCTAAAATAATTAATACTTCATTATTTCAGTTCTGTCATGACAGTTACTGTAACAAAAAAACCTGGTGGAATAACTCAATTATTTAATACCGAAACTGGTAGAGTGACTTACAAGTGTAAAGCCGAATCTGCTTACATGTTACTTGAAGCCTTTGGTGGAATAGTAAAATTTAATCAAAAGGGTGCAATTGCAACTGTCACTGGTCACATCACTTCACTTGAATCATGTGATGTCATAAAGAAAGGCCATTCTGAATACAAAGAAGCATTGCTTTCTATTATTTCAGCACACAAAGAATTTGCCCAAAATGTTTCTGATTCCTACCAAAAAGAAATCCAGGAATTAGAAAATAAATTATCTGCTCTTTAATCTTAACCATAAATCATGCAATGCTCGCATTCACAATTTTCCTGATCTTTTGATTTCTTTAAGCATTTTTTATGTTGGCCTGCTTGACATTGAACACAAATCTCCTCAATGTTATCTACACTAGTATATTTTTTTGATTGATCAAATCCAAATCCTCCATCCTTTGGTCCTACCATGTGTTGATTAAACTGAAGTCCTATTTCTACTTCACTAATTTGTCGCTGATTTTATGGCTTCGTACAAATTTTTCTTTTGCATTTCAATAATCCCTCTAATTTCAAAAGTATCTACATATCCTCCAGCTGATGCACGAGTTGCTTTTAACAAATAATGTAGTGCCCCTTCTTCAATTTTTCCAACATAATAGCCATATAGAAAATCTAGTTGATTTTCACATTTCCAAATTTGTTTGATTGCAGGAAATGTTTGTTTTATCTCTGTAGGAATTTCTTGAATTCTTCTTTGAATATATTGATCCAATGATTTTCTAATGGATGAATCTTGTAACAACTCTAATTTTCTTTAAAAGAACTTGTTTTAGTCCTTTTTCTTTGGTTTACCTTCGCCTGGTTTATCCCACATGTGCATTGTCCCTCTAATCATAAATGAACCAACAATTATGGCAACGATTCCTCCTACTATGAATAAAAAGAATTTCCCAATATCCTTGATACTTGCCATGATTTGTATTGCTTGTTTGTATAATTATAATTGTCTAAACTGAGCAATTAGATTCAATAATGAGTTTGAGATATTACATTAGATGTCGAAAATTAAACAAATTGCTGCCTGGATAGCGATTATTGGTGGAGGAATAGGCTT containing:
- a CDS encoding divalent metal cation transporter, which encodes MNEKFSKFSKTAGPGILFACTAIGVSHLVQSTRAGADYGLLILGFVILVTLMKYPFFEFGSRYANSTQTSIIDGYKKLGTPALWLYFLLTIASMFFVTGAVGFVTAGFFENLFGIDFLGEWTVVILFAICVGILAVGKYHVLDSLVKIIAIVLLVSTVSAFLFTLYHGPAESVSGFEPKDLWDVSGIFFLLALMGWMPTAVDLSSWNSLWTLERMKQTTYKPKLKETLLEFRLAYFITGILAVMFVVLGSFIFYGTGEELPNNNSLFAHEIVTLYTKTIGDWSYLIIAASAFTVMFGTIIAVFDGYSRSLQRTIELIFTKKEEKIRTKFRTFYTLFLFLISAGSLVVIFQFGNNLKELVDFATVLSFIIAPIIAIFNFRLVTGKYLDKEHQPSLGLKILSLSGILFLFGFAIMFAFLKLSL
- a CDS encoding ferritin produces the protein MRISSKMKKALNDQVAMESAASNSYLAMASWCQITGYHGAAKYFFAQSSEERDHMLKIVQYLNDIGANAVIPAVKAPVASYKSLEGVIKTALKNEQSVTKAIHKIVELSHKEKDHCSYAFLEWFVNEQVQEESKFEDILQKFDLLGRDKLAVNEIDKFLASTAGADESAAA